GTAGAACGACGCTACAACCGGCGGTCTAGGCCGCAAGGCCGGGCCGGTCACGTGCCAGCAGGTAGAAACCGTGCCCCGGGCACGTATGCCTCTTCAGCGACAGGAACCGGTATCACCTACGACAAGCAAACCAAGCATCCAACGTAAACAGAATGGAACCGAAACCAGTCCTGGTTCTGAGCGCCTCTGGTGTTTGTGCGCCGCGGCCAGCGGCGGAGGGGACAAAGTCCCACAAACAACAGCAGTGCGAAGGGCCGGGACGAGGCCCCGCGGCCGTGAGCGCTTACCGGAAGAAATGAAACAGGACAGTGAGTGCGCACCGGAACAGACGGCACTGCCAAGGGAAAGGCCAACGGAAGTGCACACAGGCAGCAGCAAAAAGTGGACCGAATGGAAAAGGCTACGAAGGGGTAACCAACCGTAGTGTACGGACAAGGCAATAACACAGAAAGCCACTAAATTAAATCTGCGCCATAGTGGGCAAAGAGACAGTCATAAAAGGCATTAGTTTTCAATTAGACATCACACTAGGCAGTCCTGCAAAGAGACAATCCTTTACACAAACCAAACTTTCCCTTCCAAACCATGCAAAAACAAAGAAGCCCGACCTATTGGCCGGGCTTCTCAAATGCATTATTTCAAAAGAAACTACTTCGTCTTTTTACGCTCTGCTTCTTTCTCAGCTGCGGCCTTCATAGCATCCTGAATCTTCTTCTGGAAGCCGCCTTTCGGTTCTTTGCCTTTGTTTTTGGCTTGGTAGTCTTCTAAATTCTTACGGATGGTGGCATCGTCTACAAAGCGTCTGATCAAAGCCTGTTGCCCGAAGGTGACAATATTAGACACAAAGTAATAGAAGCTCAAACCGGCAGGGAAGCTGTTCAGCACGAACATGAAGATGATCGGCATGAGGTAAGAGTAGAACTTCATGGGGCCCTGCACGCTGCTCACCTGGTTGTTAGACCAAGTGTACAAGATGGTAGAGGCGGTCATGAGCAAAGTGAACATACTCACGTGGCTGCCATAGAACGGAATGGTGAATGGCAGTTTGGCGAACACGTCATAGGTGCTCAAGTCATGCGCCCACAAGAACGGCTCCTGGCGTAACTCAATGGAGTTAGGGAAGAAATTGTACATGGCAAACAGAATAGGAATCTGCAACAGCATAGGTATACAACCGCTCATGGGGTTAACGCCCATTTTTGAGTACAGCTGCATGGTCTCTGCCTGCGTCTTCTGCATATCGCCTTCGTATTTCTCCTTGATGGCGTCAATCTCAGGCTTCAACACCTTCATTTTGGCCATGGAGATGTAAGACTTGTAGGTCAACGGGCTCAGAATCAACTTGATGTATAATACCAGCAAGATGATGATGATACCGTAGTTGCCGATAAAGTCTTCCAGGAAGTCAAAAGCTGGTAAGATCAAAAGTTTGTTCACGTACGCGAAGATGCCCCAGCCTAATTCCAGGTTTCGGTCAAAGCCCTCCGTCACGTTCTTCAGGATGTCATGGTCGTTGGGACCGAAGAAGTAGGTGAAATGCGCTTTGTTGGCCAAGGCATCCTGCATGGGAATACCCAAGGTAGAACGCAGGGTCTTAATGCCTACAGTGTCCGTTTCAGGCAAAACTTCCAACCGCATCTCGGCAGTTTCAAAGCTGTTTTGGGCAATGATACCGGCGGTGAAGAAATTTTGCTTGTTGGCCACCCATTTCACAGGCTCCTCCAACTTCACGGTTTCGTTCTTGGTGGCGCTGGCAGAAATTTTGTCAAAGTCACCCTCGGCGGTGTAATAGTTCACCGTGGAGTGGGCTCTGTTCTGCTTCACGTCGCGTTCCAGGCGCTTCAGGCGGTCTGTCCAGGTGAGCACGATAGGCTTTTGGGCCACCACCTGCTGCATGCCTCTAAAGTTCAACTGGTAACCCACCTCATAAGACTGGTCTACCAGCGTATACACTTGCTCAATGGTTTGCCCGGGAGCCACCTGTGCCGTGAAGGTGATGACCTTAGCCGGCAATTTGTTGACCGTGGTGTTGGTAATGCCAGACGGCTGGAAGAACAGGTCATTCAGTCTAACGGTGCGGCCAGAATTGGTCTGGAAGGCAAACACCTGCTCACTGCTCTCTTTGTCAAAGAGCAAAAGCGCTTTCTGGTTCCAGGTTTTGTAGTCTTTCAACTCCACCTGCTCCAAAGCACCGCCTTTGCTGCCCAGCGTGAGGCGCAATACCTGGTTCTCCAGGGTGACGGTCCGGTTCTGGCCTGTGGCCAACGTACCGAACTCGCCTAGCTGGGCCACGCGCTGCGCAGTTACCAGGGAATCATTGACCGGAGCCGGAGTAGTGGCGGCAGAAGCCACCTTGGTAGTAGTAGGCTGTTTTTGCGCAGGGTCCGTTTTGGGGGCATCCTGCATGAAGAAGACGCTATAAAGCAGCATCAACACGGCAATCAGGCCCAAGCCTATTGCTTGATTTCTATCCATATTAATTTAAAGTGGGTTATTTGTTCTTGTTTTTGGTGTAGGTAATGGCTGCCTTGATAAAGCGCACAAACAAAGGATGCGGCGTAAGCACCGTACTTTTCAGCTCGGGGTGGTACTGGGCGCCCACAAACCAAGGATGGTTCTGTAATTCAATGACTTCCACTAATCCTGTATCTGGGTTGATGCCTGAAGCCACCATGCCGGCGGCCTCAAACGCGGCAAGATACTCATTATTGAATTCATAACGATGCCGGTGACGCTCCTGAATGTGACCTTTGCCGTAGGCTTGATATGCTTTTGACCCTTTTTTAAGGTCGCAGGCATAAGAACCCAGGCGCATGGTACCACCTTTCTGGGTGATGCTTTTTTGCTCTTCCATCATGTCAATGATAGGATGCGGCGTGGCCGGGTCCATTTCATTGGAGTTGGCGCCTTCCAGTTTCAACACATTTCTAGCAAATTCCACAGAGGCACACTGCATGCCCAGACAGATCCCGAAGAACGGAATATTATTTTCCCGCACGTACCGGATGGCCTCAATCTTGCCTTCAAAACCGCGTTCACCAAAGCCAGGGGCCACCAGCACGCCGTCTACGCCGTGCAGGTGGTGGTCTACGTTCTCAAAAGAGATGAACTCAGACTGAATGGTCTTCAGGTGCACCTTGCACTCATTAAAAGCGCCGGCATGGATGAAAGACTCAATGATGGACTTATAGGCGTCTGGCAGCTCCACGTATTTTCCTACCAGGGCAATGGTCACTTCCTCAGTTGGGTTCTTGAGACGGCCCAGGAATTCTTTCCAAGAGTCCAGAATAGGGTCATGACCACCTGAAAGCTTCAGTTTTTTCATGACACGCTCGTCCAGCTTCTCCTTCTTCATGTGCAAGGGCACATCATAGATGGTTTCGGCGTC
The nucleotide sequence above comes from Nibribacter ruber. Encoded proteins:
- the yidC gene encoding membrane protein insertase YidC, which gives rise to MDRNQAIGLGLIAVLMLLYSVFFMQDAPKTDPAQKQPTTTKVASAATTPAPVNDSLVTAQRVAQLGEFGTLATGQNRTVTLENQVLRLTLGSKGGALEQVELKDYKTWNQKALLLFDKESSEQVFAFQTNSGRTVRLNDLFFQPSGITNTTVNKLPAKVITFTAQVAPGQTIEQVYTLVDQSYEVGYQLNFRGMQQVVAQKPIVLTWTDRLKRLERDVKQNRAHSTVNYYTAEGDFDKISASATKNETVKLEEPVKWVANKQNFFTAGIIAQNSFETAEMRLEVLPETDTVGIKTLRSTLGIPMQDALANKAHFTYFFGPNDHDILKNVTEGFDRNLELGWGIFAYVNKLLILPAFDFLEDFIGNYGIIIILLVLYIKLILSPLTYKSYISMAKMKVLKPEIDAIKEKYEGDMQKTQAETMQLYSKMGVNPMSGCIPMLLQIPILFAMYNFFPNSIELRQEPFLWAHDLSTYDVFAKLPFTIPFYGSHVSMFTLLMTASTILYTWSNNQVSSVQGPMKFYSYLMPIIFMFVLNSFPAGLSFYYFVSNIVTFGQQALIRRFVDDATIRKNLEDYQAKNKGKEPKGGFQKKIQDAMKAAAEKEAERKKTK
- a CDS encoding CTP synthase, which translates into the protein MASAKYVFVTGGVTSSLGKGIISASLAKLLQARGFSVTIQKFDPYINIDPGTLNPYEHGECFVTDDGAETDLDLGHYERFLDTPTSQANNVTTGRIYNHVITQERQGAYLGKTVQVVPHITDEIKRRMLLLGQSGEFDVVITEIGGCVGDIESLPFIEAVRQLRWDLNPNDSVVIHLTLLPYLKAAGELKTKPTQHSVKALSEAGVQPDILVCRSEYPIPPEMRKKIALFCNVATNSVIESLDAETIYDVPLHMKKEKLDERVMKKLKLSGGHDPILDSWKEFLGRLKNPTEEVTIALVGKYVELPDAYKSIIESFIHAGAFNECKVHLKTIQSEFISFENVDHHLHGVDGVLVAPGFGERGFEGKIEAIRYVRENNIPFFGICLGMQCASVEFARNVLKLEGANSNEMDPATPHPIIDMMEEQKSITQKGGTMRLGSYACDLKKGSKAYQAYGKGHIQERHRHRYEFNNEYLAAFEAAGMVASGINPDTGLVEVIELQNHPWFVGAQYHPELKSTVLTPHPLFVRFIKAAITYTKNKNK